The stretch of DNA GTAGTATCTCTGGGAGCGATACCAGTTCCTCCGGTAAGCAGAACTGCTTCGATATTAGGGTTGATTGAGGATTGATGAAGGAGCTGGCGAATGTCCTCGTATTCGTCTTTGACTATGCGATAATCGGCGACATGATAACCATGGGCTTCAAGCAGTGCCTTCATCAGGGCGCCGCTGGTATCTGTCTCTATGGTTCGCGTATCAGATACCGTAATAATCTGACATGAGACGGTGCTTGGTGCTTTACTTCGGTGTTCTTGAACGGAGTTCATGGGAAGAACCTCACTTTCAATTTTATGGCTTGTCCGAAGCTATATTTTATCATATTCACTTGCTCAGCCGCACTTCATTTGCAACAGGACTCGAATTTATAGTACACTCGCTTTCGTGAAAGGTTAACCTAGAAGAGGGGAAGAAGGAGTCATGATTGGTGCAGGTGACCGGATTACTCCGGTATATATATTGTCAGGCTTTTTAGGGAG from Paenibacillus sp. CAA11 encodes:
- a CDS encoding MogA/MoaB family molybdenum cofactor biosynthesis protein, with translation MNSVQEHRSKAPSTVSCQIITVSDTRTIETDTSGALMKALLEAHGYHVADYRIVKDEYEDIRQLLHQSSINPNIEAVLLTGGTGIAPRDTTFEAVRSLLGKELPGFGEIFRYLSFTEDIGSAAILSRAIAGTISSTAVFSMPGSKGAVKLAMERIILPELRHVMREIYK